A genomic segment from Chitinophaga niabensis encodes:
- a CDS encoding SusD/RagB family nutrient-binding outer membrane lipoprotein has protein sequence MKIIKKSIYSLLVCGALCGAGACEKGFEEINTPYKDASENTASISGLFNGLVSSLGKYGDDALNVSLLYPITNQQAYQNTVAPYLNYSVTYWSQYYPDLLVYKTILRKIGEQANPQSFNNIKYMASVLMANKTLRMLDYYGDIPYSQASLAKEGNTYFRPPYDAQPEVYKSVLADLKAAADGLGTETGQVNLGSSESFLNSDFTAWKKFANALRLRYAVRLYAKEKAIADAIITDIIGGNKPLPANQNLTSLYLDNFGLWPSRVTVAGQTLGALDSKWDSYRELSISNIRMSSNVWQQMSSTNATNGSGIFDPRCYVYFMTNNADQWVPQPQNGSQPEGGRPYDVGTERKAIGSDPANKFACVNYLMAYDRVFYPILIITEADVHFLKAEIYQRGMGVAKDIAKAKAEYEAGITASVNFWYAYTQLSPTWAPARPVAPTAGQMTAFLTNPAVLYNGANDADALKKIATQSWLATMFQPAESWATVRRTGLTPKDPTYNPSVVNKLPYPDDENVNNHENWQKATNGENPTQQVQKKVYWMQ, from the coding sequence ATGAAGATCATAAAAAAATCAATATACAGTTTACTGGTCTGCGGGGCATTATGTGGCGCAGGTGCATGTGAGAAAGGGTTTGAAGAGATCAATACGCCATACAAAGATGCCAGTGAAAACACGGCATCCATATCCGGTCTGTTCAATGGCCTTGTATCTTCACTGGGTAAATACGGGGATGATGCACTGAATGTGAGCTTATTGTATCCCATCACTAATCAGCAGGCCTATCAGAATACGGTAGCGCCTTACCTGAACTATAGCGTAACATACTGGAGCCAGTACTATCCTGATCTGCTCGTTTACAAAACCATTCTGAGAAAGATCGGAGAACAGGCTAATCCGCAATCCTTCAATAACATCAAATACATGGCCAGCGTACTGATGGCCAACAAAACCCTTCGCATGCTGGATTATTATGGAGACATTCCATACAGCCAGGCTTCATTGGCAAAAGAAGGGAACACCTATTTCCGCCCGCCTTACGATGCACAACCGGAGGTTTACAAAAGCGTGCTGGCAGACCTGAAGGCTGCTGCCGATGGATTGGGAACAGAAACCGGCCAGGTGAACCTGGGTTCTTCAGAGTCTTTCCTGAACAGTGATTTCACTGCCTGGAAAAAGTTCGCGAATGCCTTGCGTTTAAGATATGCAGTAAGGTTGTACGCTAAGGAAAAAGCCATAGCGGATGCGATCATTACGGATATTATCGGCGGCAACAAACCCTTGCCGGCTAATCAAAACCTCACCAGCCTGTACCTGGATAATTTCGGATTATGGCCCAGCCGTGTAACCGTGGCCGGGCAAACACTGGGTGCGCTGGACAGCAAGTGGGATTCCTACCGTGAGTTATCCATTTCCAACATCCGCATGAGTAGCAATGTATGGCAGCAAATGTCTTCCACCAATGCAACAAACGGCTCCGGTATCTTTGATCCGCGCTGTTATGTTTACTTTATGACCAATAACGCGGACCAATGGGTGCCACAGCCCCAGAACGGTTCTCAGCCTGAAGGTGGCCGCCCTTATGATGTGGGTACAGAAAGGAAAGCTATCGGCAGCGATCCCGCCAATAAATTCGCCTGCGTGAATTACCTGATGGCATACGACAGGGTGTTCTATCCCATACTCATCATTACAGAAGCAGATGTACATTTCCTGAAAGCAGAGATCTATCAACGCGGAATGGGTGTTGCCAAGGATATAGCAAAAGCCAAAGCTGAGTATGAAGCGGGGATCACCGCCTCTGTGAACTTCTGGTATGCTTATACCCAGCTTTCTCCAACCTGGGCACCTGCAAGGCCGGTTGCGCCTACGGCAGGTCAAATGACGGCATTCCTTACTAATCCGGCCGTGCTGTATAATGGTGCCAACGACGCAGATGCGTTGAAGAAGATCGCCACACAATCCTGGCTGGCTACGATGTTCCAGCCGGCAGAATCCTGGGCTACCGTGCGGAGAACGGGTTTAACGCCTAAGGACCCTACTTATAATCCTTCCGTGGTGAATAAACTGCCTTATCCTGATGATGAGAACGTGAATAACCATGAGAACTGGCAGAAGGCTACGAATGGAGAGAATCCTACACAGCAGGTGCAGAAGAAAGTGTACTGGATGCAATAA
- a CDS encoding glutamate-5-semialdehyde dehydrogenase yields the protein MGSILPLLEQAQNATRSIKALADEGKQQLLRNLAARLLLHADDIIRENRKDLDKMPDADPKKDRLLLNKERIASLAASLEDIALLPDPANQVLSEKKLENGLLVRKLTVPLGVVGVIYESRPNVTVDVAALCLRSGNACVLRGGTDAFHTNQCLVALIKETLQESGTDPNAVQLMPTDRDLINEMLTAVKYIDILIPRGSQQLIDFVRENSRVPVIETGAGVCHTYVESTADLDKASRIVTNAKVSRPSVCNALDTVLVDAAVAAPFLSLLAPSLEAYHVEIFADETAYGILKAGGYPQLVAAQPEDFGREFLDFKCSVKVVKDAEEALEHIRRYSSKHSEAIISNNTALSDRFLREVDAAAVYVNASTRFTDGGVFGLGAEIGISTQKLHARGPFALEKLVTEKWVVYGDGQVR from the coding sequence ATGGGATCGATCTTACCATTACTGGAACAGGCACAGAATGCCACCCGTTCCATCAAAGCCCTGGCGGACGAAGGAAAACAGCAATTGCTGCGTAACCTGGCGGCCAGGTTATTGTTACATGCAGACGACATCATCCGCGAAAACAGGAAAGACCTGGATAAGATGCCGGACGCAGACCCCAAGAAGGACCGTTTATTACTCAATAAAGAACGTATTGCAAGCCTCGCCGCGAGCCTGGAGGATATTGCCCTCCTGCCCGACCCTGCCAACCAGGTGCTTTCCGAAAAGAAACTGGAGAATGGATTACTGGTGCGCAAACTCACAGTTCCCCTGGGTGTGGTGGGTGTTATCTATGAATCCCGCCCCAATGTAACGGTAGACGTGGCTGCTTTATGCCTCCGCTCCGGAAATGCCTGTGTGTTAAGAGGTGGTACCGATGCTTTTCATACCAACCAATGCCTGGTTGCCCTTATTAAGGAAACCCTGCAGGAATCCGGCACAGATCCAAACGCAGTACAATTGATGCCAACGGACCGTGACCTCATCAATGAGATGCTAACGGCTGTGAAATATATAGACATCCTGATCCCCCGCGGTTCCCAGCAACTGATAGACTTTGTAAGGGAGAACTCCCGTGTTCCCGTAATAGAAACCGGCGCCGGGGTTTGCCATACTTATGTGGAAAGCACGGCAGACCTGGATAAAGCCAGCAGGATCGTTACCAATGCCAAAGTATCCCGGCCTTCTGTATGTAACGCATTGGATACAGTATTGGTAGATGCAGCTGTAGCGGCACCTTTCCTCTCCTTACTGGCCCCTTCCCTGGAAGCCTATCATGTAGAGATCTTTGCGGATGAAACCGCTTACGGCATTTTAAAAGCCGGTGGATATCCCCAACTGGTGGCTGCGCAGCCGGAAGATTTCGGGCGCGAGTTCCTGGACTTTAAATGTTCGGTGAAAGTGGTAAAAGACGCAGAAGAAGCTTTAGAACATATCCGCCGGTATTCCTCCAAACACTCCGAAGCGATCATCTCCAACAATACCGCTTTGAGCGACAGGTTCCTGCGGGAAGTGGATGCAGCTGCAGTATACGTGAACGCCTCTACGCGGTTCACAGATGGTGGTGTATTCGGGCTGGGTGCAGAGATCGGTATTTCCACACAAAAATTACATGCACGCGGGCCTTTTGCCTTAGAGAAACTTGTAACAGAGAAATGGGTAGTTTATGGTGATGGCCAGGTAAGATAA
- a CDS encoding triple tyrosine motif-containing protein, which translates to MKSLVLFVLPMLMAAITQARQLIGAPSILHYTKQQYAGGGQTWDMDMDRHGILYFANNEGLLTFNGQNWKVLPVPNHTNLRSVRVGKDGRIYTGAQDDFGYYLPDENGLLRYTSLKPLIPSGEREFADIWNIVCYNDAVFFRSNNKIFSYKDNAIRVYPAPGEWRLLCNTPHGLYAQDAREGLMKFVSDNWRVVAPAMASQKLLITAVLEGKQDTLLVFTLKNGIFKLYNQQLFPFNTPVNEALQTDRIYCAKEWDNDQLLLGTAEGGCYILHKNTGALIQKFGIREGLQHNSVRRIFADNGRNIWLALDNGIDMIRYNSAIKQIHPDQHQYLTTYAARVFNRQLYIGTSDGLFVTPLQEHTDLSFQDNQFQKVAHTNGQVWSLATVGEDLLMTHHEGAFRINGPAAYPLFKGTGCWLFLPQQARTLIGCYNGLRTMGAALSPVRQVNLLFESLRFLTAEQDSVIWASHPYRGVYRIVLERDTTLRYTLYTQQQGLPSSYNNFVFRVRGRMVVATSSGIYEFDPIQQRFVPSAWLFPILGNTAVQYLAEDATGNIWFVSGKMPGVVDFHQPSLQKPYSIVHFPELKGMIVSGFECIYPYNEENIFIGGEKGMYHINYKKYKQPKGSPTVMISQVNARDSLLFSGYLPASAAMLKKLPNAFASFHFEYAAPSFGNNMEFSYKLEGFDGDWSEWSARTEKDYTNLPHGKYAFSVKARDNLGNISKAASYAFQILPAWHQTTLAKSIAVLLGLVLIWCCYRLFVAQQQRHKKEQARLILHHEYEKERLQNDKLAADIQFKNKELAITTMHLVQRGKLLFNIKEELLQTIQKITPSPLPSFKKVLRLFDEAEENTEDWEQFSRHFDEVHNNFLSILKKRCSDLSTTDMKLCAYLRINLTTKEIAQSMGISVRGVETSRYRLRKKLEVPADVSLYDFLLSVQGV; encoded by the coding sequence ATGAAAAGCCTTGTATTGTTTGTGCTGCCCATGCTGATGGCAGCCATTACCCAGGCGCGTCAACTGATCGGCGCCCCATCTATACTTCATTACACTAAACAGCAATATGCCGGAGGCGGCCAGACCTGGGATATGGACATGGACCGGCATGGTATCCTTTACTTTGCCAATAATGAAGGGCTGTTAACTTTTAACGGCCAGAACTGGAAGGTACTTCCGGTACCTAATCACACCAATTTACGCTCGGTAAGGGTAGGTAAAGATGGCCGCATCTATACCGGCGCGCAGGATGATTTCGGATATTACCTGCCGGATGAGAACGGCCTGCTGCGGTACACCTCTCTTAAACCACTGATCCCTTCCGGGGAAAGGGAGTTTGCAGATATCTGGAATATTGTGTGTTATAACGATGCAGTTTTCTTCCGCAGTAATAACAAGATCTTTTCTTATAAGGACAATGCCATACGTGTATATCCCGCCCCGGGAGAATGGCGTTTGCTCTGCAATACACCGCATGGTTTATATGCCCAGGATGCACGGGAGGGACTGATGAAATTTGTTTCCGATAACTGGCGCGTGGTGGCTCCTGCTATGGCTTCCCAAAAGCTACTGATTACCGCCGTGCTGGAAGGAAAGCAGGATACACTTCTTGTATTCACACTTAAGAACGGGATTTTTAAATTATACAACCAGCAGCTTTTCCCTTTCAATACCCCGGTGAACGAAGCCCTGCAAACAGACCGCATCTACTGCGCTAAAGAATGGGATAATGATCAGTTGCTGCTGGGTACTGCGGAAGGAGGTTGTTACATCCTGCATAAAAACACGGGCGCACTCATCCAAAAGTTCGGCATCCGGGAAGGCCTTCAGCACAACAGCGTGCGGAGGATCTTTGCAGATAACGGCCGGAACATCTGGCTGGCCCTGGATAATGGTATAGACATGATCCGGTATAATTCCGCTATCAAACAGATACATCCGGACCAGCATCAGTACCTGACCACTTACGCCGCCAGGGTATTCAACAGGCAATTATACATCGGCACTTCAGACGGGCTCTTTGTTACCCCGCTGCAGGAGCATACTGACCTTAGCTTCCAGGATAATCAATTCCAAAAAGTAGCACATACCAACGGGCAGGTATGGAGCCTGGCCACTGTGGGAGAAGATCTCTTAATGACCCATCATGAAGGCGCTTTCCGTATCAACGGCCCTGCCGCTTATCCCCTTTTTAAAGGAACCGGTTGCTGGTTATTCCTGCCACAGCAGGCACGTACGCTGATCGGTTGCTATAATGGGCTGCGTACCATGGGTGCAGCGCTTTCACCTGTCCGGCAGGTGAACCTGCTGTTTGAATCGCTTCGCTTTCTTACGGCAGAACAGGATAGTGTGATTTGGGCTTCGCATCCTTACCGGGGTGTTTACAGGATCGTACTGGAAAGGGATACTACACTGCGGTATACCCTGTACACACAGCAGCAGGGGCTTCCTTCCAGCTATAACAACTTTGTATTCCGGGTCCGCGGAAGAATGGTGGTGGCTACGTCTTCCGGCATTTATGAATTTGATCCTATTCAACAGCGTTTTGTTCCATCTGCCTGGTTGTTTCCCATTCTTGGTAATACCGCTGTTCAATACCTGGCAGAAGATGCTACGGGTAATATCTGGTTCGTATCCGGGAAAATGCCGGGTGTGGTAGACTTTCATCAGCCTTCCCTGCAAAAGCCATACAGCATTGTACATTTCCCCGAATTAAAAGGGATGATCGTCAGCGGATTTGAATGCATCTACCCGTACAACGAAGAGAATATTTTCATTGGCGGTGAAAAAGGAATGTATCATATCAATTACAAAAAATACAAACAACCCAAAGGCAGTCCCACTGTAATGATCAGCCAGGTGAACGCGCGGGACAGCCTGTTGTTCAGCGGATATCTGCCAGCTTCCGCAGCTATGCTTAAAAAACTGCCAAATGCATTTGCCAGTTTTCATTTTGAATATGCCGCACCCTCTTTCGGGAATAACATGGAGTTTAGTTACAAACTGGAAGGCTTTGATGGAGATTGGAGTGAATGGTCTGCCCGTACAGAGAAAGATTATACAAACCTGCCTCATGGGAAGTACGCCTTCTCCGTAAAGGCCAGGGATAATTTAGGGAATATATCAAAGGCTGCCAGTTATGCTTTCCAGATCTTGCCTGCATGGCATCAGACAACGCTGGCAAAAAGCATAGCTGTGTTGCTGGGATTGGTACTGATCTGGTGCTGCTACAGGTTGTTTGTGGCCCAGCAGCAAAGACATAAGAAGGAACAGGCCCGCCTGATCCTGCATCACGAATATGAAAAGGAACGTTTACAGAATGATAAGCTGGCAGCGGACATCCAGTTCAAGAATAAAGAACTGGCCATTACTACTATGCACCTGGTGCAAAGAGGCAAACTACTCTTCAACATAAAAGAAGAATTGTTACAGACCATTCAGAAGATCACACCTTCTCCCCTGCCTTCTTTCAAAAAAGTATTACGCCTGTTTGACGAAGCGGAAGAGAATACAGAAGACTGGGAACAATTCTCCCGGCATTTTGATGAAGTGCATAATAATTTCCTGTCTATCCTTAAAAAGCGCTGCAGTGACCTGAGTACAACGGATATGAAACTCTGCGCTTATCTGCGCATCAATCTCACAACGAAAGAGATAGCACAATCCATGGGAATATCTGTGAGAGGTGTGGAAACGAGCCGTTACCGGTTAAGGAAGAAACTGGAAGTACCTGCAGATGTTTCTTTGTATGATTTCCTGTTGTCGGTGCAGGGCGTATGA
- the proB gene encoding glutamate 5-kinase yields MTKPILVIKFGTASITHENGELDESVIAAIAEQVAAVHADYNVVLVSSGAVAAGKKHLKAYNGTISERKAAAAIGNPVLLNRYSHYFSAYGIAIAQSLCERQHFSNRNQFLQLKKTYEELWASGIIPIANENDVVSDVELKFSDNDELATLIAVGFGASLLLFSTSVAGVLDKEGKIVPQIDEIDEAAFALADRKKSSLGLGGMVSKLTFARLATRMGIGVVIFGISTPHGISLAIEGKTGTRCLAQTRSNMPARKKWLASGSLVTGRLQVDAGAEQALKKRRSLLAVGVIGVLEKFECGEVFEIVDENEQVIAVARAKVSSEVLASGNKAQNIEVAHADDIVLL; encoded by the coding sequence TTGACCAAACCGATACTTGTTATAAAATTTGGAACGGCATCCATTACCCATGAGAACGGAGAGCTGGATGAAAGCGTAATAGCCGCCATTGCAGAGCAGGTGGCTGCTGTGCATGCGGATTACAATGTAGTGCTGGTGTCCTCCGGGGCAGTGGCAGCCGGCAAAAAGCACCTGAAGGCTTACAATGGCACCATCAGTGAACGGAAAGCTGCGGCAGCCATTGGTAACCCGGTATTATTGAACCGGTATTCCCATTACTTCTCGGCTTATGGTATTGCCATTGCCCAAAGTCTCTGTGAACGGCAGCATTTCTCTAACAGGAACCAGTTCCTGCAATTAAAGAAAACCTACGAAGAGTTGTGGGCCAGCGGCATTATCCCCATTGCGAATGAAAACGATGTGGTGAGTGATGTAGAGCTGAAATTCTCAGACAATGATGAGCTGGCCACCCTTATTGCTGTAGGCTTTGGGGCTTCCCTCCTGCTTTTCAGCACGTCTGTAGCGGGTGTGCTGGACAAGGAAGGGAAAATAGTGCCGCAGATCGATGAAATAGACGAAGCTGCCTTTGCGCTGGCAGACAGGAAGAAGTCTTCCCTGGGCCTGGGCGGCATGGTATCCAAACTCACATTTGCACGCCTGGCCACCCGGATGGGTATTGGCGTGGTGATCTTTGGCATCAGCACACCTCATGGTATTTCCCTGGCCATAGAAGGGAAAACAGGTACCCGTTGCCTGGCACAGACCCGCAGTAATATGCCGGCCCGGAAGAAATGGCTGGCCAGCGGCAGCCTGGTTACAGGCCGCCTGCAGGTGGATGCCGGGGCAGAACAGGCGCTGAAGAAACGGCGCAGCCTGTTGGCTGTTGGCGTGATCGGCGTATTGGAGAAGTTTGAATGCGGTGAAGTGTTTGAAATTGTGGATGAAAATGAGCAGGTAATAGCCGTAGCCAGGGCCAAGGTATCCTCAGAGGTACTGGCCTCCGGGAATAAAGCGCAGAATATAGAAGTGGCGCATGCAGACGACATCGTTTTGTTATAA
- a CDS encoding polysaccharide lyase, whose protein sequence is MKKMRITGTCIVSICLLMTACSKPAAEEGTTPVQLDDKVSAAAGIAAINSSFSENWNSYTHGNQYTQAQAAADFGNVSGWNASRTMISNGNLRVTLLPNALSGAGGLISNTDISDGSEYQLSFTIRFHSAFDWSRGGKVGFGFLIGEGNTGGDPGTDGNGGSLRLMWYNNNGRIYFHPYVYHRDQAGQYGDNFGVSYPSSGSLSKGTTYSVTMYAKSNTGSSTNGRARIIINGTTVLDRAMRWTTNDAQRLIRNMSFHTFRGGSQSYWMSPTEGYIYYDDLVVTKLQ, encoded by the coding sequence ATGAAAAAAATGCGCATTACGGGTACATGCATCGTATCCATCTGTCTTTTGATGACAGCCTGTTCCAAACCAGCAGCGGAAGAAGGAACCACTCCTGTACAACTGGATGATAAGGTTTCTGCCGCGGCAGGTATCGCCGCTATCAACAGTTCTTTCTCTGAGAACTGGAACAGTTACACACACGGTAACCAATACACGCAGGCACAGGCGGCTGCGGATTTTGGCAACGTAAGCGGGTGGAATGCTTCCCGCACCATGATCTCTAACGGTAATCTTCGTGTAACGCTGTTGCCTAATGCGCTTTCCGGTGCTGGTGGCCTGATCAGCAACACGGATATTTCCGATGGATCTGAATACCAGTTATCTTTCACCATCCGTTTCCACAGTGCGTTCGACTGGAGCCGGGGCGGTAAGGTAGGTTTCGGTTTCCTGATAGGAGAAGGTAATACCGGTGGTGATCCCGGAACGGATGGCAATGGTGGCAGCTTAAGGTTGATGTGGTATAACAACAACGGCCGGATCTACTTCCACCCTTATGTGTACCACCGCGATCAGGCTGGCCAGTATGGCGATAATTTCGGGGTATCTTATCCTTCTTCCGGCAGCCTGAGCAAAGGCACTACCTACAGCGTAACCATGTATGCCAAGAGTAATACCGGCTCCAGCACCAATGGCCGCGCAAGGATCATCATCAACGGCACTACTGTGCTTGACAGGGCAATGCGCTGGACCACGAACGATGCGCAACGGCTGATCAGGAACATGTCTTTCCATACTTTCCGCGGTGGCAGCCAGAGTTACTGGATGTCTCCCACGGAAGGTTATATTTATTATGATGATCTGGTAGTAACGAAACTGCAATAA
- a CDS encoding family 16 glycosylhydrolase: MRLHSLFLPATAMLVTFLFAAGCKKDTKKESIRLNNKQAAVSAQALQLVWSDEFDGTSLNTAKWNYENGNLNVNNEQQYYQTSNVSVSNGNLVITARKQSVGGKPYTSGRINTNGKFSQKYGRIEASIKLPAVQGLWPAFWMLGTNIGEPNVGWPKCGEIDIMEHVNTGNTVLGTIHWFNTAYTYYGGNTTTSPTNYHLYAVEWDASSIRWYVDGVQFHTANILNNINGTDEFHKNFFIILNVAVGGNLPGQNINDNALPASMLVDYVRVYNITSTPNTAPIGATIAIRGNNNLFASGENGTQAMRCTRATAQAWEQFTVVDAGGGKVALRSMNKYVSSENGVSAITCSRATIGDWEKFDWISNTDGTFSLRGNNGLYISSENGAQAMTCTRPTIGGWEKFTY, encoded by the coding sequence ATGAGACTTCACTCCTTATTTTTACCAGCTACTGCTATGCTGGTAACCTTCCTGTTTGCAGCAGGGTGTAAAAAAGACACCAAAAAAGAATCCATCCGGCTGAACAACAAACAAGCTGCCGTATCTGCCCAGGCATTACAGCTGGTATGGTCAGATGAATTTGATGGCACCAGCCTGAATACAGCCAAATGGAACTACGAGAACGGCAACCTGAACGTAAACAATGAACAACAGTATTATCAAACCTCAAATGTTAGCGTCAGCAATGGTAACCTGGTGATCACTGCCCGCAAGCAAAGCGTGGGCGGAAAACCTTATACCTCCGGCCGTATCAACACCAATGGGAAATTCTCGCAGAAATACGGGCGCATAGAAGCCAGCATTAAACTACCGGCCGTGCAGGGTTTATGGCCTGCCTTCTGGATGCTGGGCACCAATATCGGAGAGCCTAATGTGGGCTGGCCCAAATGCGGGGAAATAGACATCATGGAGCATGTGAACACAGGTAATACTGTGCTGGGCACCATTCACTGGTTTAATACAGCTTATACCTATTATGGTGGCAATACCACTACTTCTCCCACTAATTATCATTTGTATGCGGTAGAATGGGACGCCAGTTCTATCCGATGGTATGTGGATGGTGTGCAATTTCACACGGCGAACATCCTGAATAACATCAACGGCACAGATGAATTTCACAAGAACTTCTTCATTATCCTGAACGTAGCGGTAGGTGGTAACCTGCCAGGGCAGAATATTAACGACAATGCATTGCCTGCTTCCATGCTGGTGGATTATGTGCGGGTGTACAACATCACCAGTACACCTAACACTGCACCTATTGGAGCTACCATTGCTATCAGGGGAAATAATAACCTTTTTGCCAGCGGAGAGAACGGTACACAGGCCATGCGATGTACCCGCGCTACAGCACAGGCCTGGGAACAGTTTACAGTAGTGGATGCCGGCGGTGGCAAGGTGGCTTTAAGGAGCATGAACAAATATGTATCCTCAGAGAACGGTGTAAGTGCTATAACCTGTAGCAGGGCTACTATTGGCGACTGGGAGAAATTCGACTGGATATCCAACACGGATGGTACCTTTTCTTTAAGAGGAAATAACGGACTTTATATATCCAGCGAAAACGGCGCGCAGGCTATGACCTGTACCCGCCCCACCATTGGCGGCTGGGAGAAATTTACTTATTGA
- a CDS encoding sensor histidine kinase codes for MRIILSYVIFTVLFAVQSSAASVVKLSTQHSYQRIGRLCGWYMDKDARLTLNDVIQPAFQPNFQPYEHDMRSYGITNAAIWIHATYSSKERTYLVAEFANIDSIFLYYFDSGRLKTIVSGSHLPLKNKRFRVPGFSFELPASNGQPKEFWVRVRSGNAVIIPLALTTPEGLQRSFMGLFVIELVYAGVVLALFAYNLFLFISLGTRNYLYYLCYLICFVGFVLFYLRGFHVFLGQKLSYFINMNGISFVAVTYMFAILFSVSFLDGKKHAPRLRKALFVLIGLLWIPVIFNLAGYRPGAIKILELCSFLLPFAFIYMAIKALKQRYRPARYFLAAWSVLLVSMMLFATANTGLLPFLPFSFWTFYILPIASAVEMSLLSLALGSHYTEMKREKIAMQEAMLAEVEKEVTERTKQLKESNHVKDKMLGIISHDLRKPLNNLSGLLDLVELKALSAGEIQDFSLTVRQNIKHITGTMNNMLNWSLSQMNRIETRPQKIILYPFILQIIETYWYSTDQKNIHLKADIPEGIVVLADFNQLNLIVRNLLDNAIKFTPKGGMILVGCRTAAKTVELYVQDNGIGMHPQEVERLLSENSFYSTEGTEEEKGTGLGLQLCKEFIVRNGGILEVKTAPGEGAEFSFCVPRV; via the coding sequence TTGAGAATCATACTGTCATATGTAATTTTTACAGTCCTATTCGCAGTTCAGTCTTCTGCTGCATCTGTAGTAAAGCTGTCAACCCAACATTCCTACCAAAGGATAGGCAGGCTGTGTGGCTGGTACATGGATAAGGATGCCCGGCTTACGCTGAACGACGTGATACAGCCTGCATTCCAGCCCAATTTTCAACCATATGAGCATGATATGCGCAGCTATGGCATTACCAATGCTGCCATTTGGATCCATGCCACTTACAGTAGTAAAGAAAGGACTTACCTGGTTGCGGAGTTCGCGAATATAGACAGCATTTTCCTGTATTACTTTGATAGCGGGCGGCTTAAAACGATCGTTTCCGGCAGCCATTTACCGCTTAAGAATAAACGCTTCCGGGTACCCGGTTTTAGCTTTGAATTGCCGGCTTCCAACGGCCAGCCAAAAGAGTTTTGGGTACGCGTCCGTTCCGGTAACGCGGTGATCATCCCTTTGGCCTTAACAACCCCGGAGGGCTTACAGCGTTCCTTTATGGGTTTGTTTGTGATAGAACTGGTATATGCGGGAGTTGTACTGGCTTTATTCGCGTACAATCTTTTCCTGTTTATCAGCCTGGGCACCCGCAATTACCTGTATTATCTCTGCTACCTGATCTGTTTTGTAGGCTTTGTATTGTTTTACCTGCGCGGGTTTCACGTATTCCTGGGGCAAAAATTATCCTATTTCATCAACATGAACGGGATCAGTTTTGTAGCGGTAACCTATATGTTCGCCATCCTGTTTTCCGTTTCTTTCCTGGACGGGAAAAAGCATGCGCCCAGGTTAAGGAAAGCTTTATTCGTACTCATCGGGCTGTTGTGGATACCGGTTATTTTCAACCTGGCCGGATACAGGCCGGGGGCCATCAAGATCCTGGAGCTTTGTAGTTTTCTGCTGCCTTTTGCTTTTATCTATATGGCAATTAAAGCCCTGAAGCAGCGTTACAGGCCTGCCCGGTATTTTTTAGCTGCCTGGAGCGTATTGCTGGTGAGTATGATGTTGTTTGCTACTGCCAATACAGGATTACTGCCTTTCCTGCCATTCAGTTTCTGGACCTTTTACATCCTGCCCATTGCCTCTGCTGTTGAAATGAGCCTGCTCTCCTTAGCACTTGGCAGCCATTATACAGAAATGAAGAGAGAAAAGATCGCGATGCAGGAGGCCATGCTTGCAGAGGTGGAAAAAGAAGTAACGGAAAGGACCAAACAACTGAAAGAGAGCAATCATGTAAAAGATAAAATGCTGGGTATTATTTCGCATGACCTGAGAAAACCGCTCAACAACCTGTCTGGCCTGCTGGACCTGGTGGAGCTGAAAGCCTTGTCTGCCGGGGAGATACAGGATTTTTCCCTCACAGTAAGGCAGAACATCAAACACATTACGGGCACCATGAACAATATGCTCAACTGGTCCCTTTCCCAGATGAACCGCATAGAAACGCGGCCACAGAAGATCATATTATATCCCTTCATATTGCAGATCATAGAAACCTACTGGTATTCTACGGATCAAAAGAACATTCACCTGAAAGCAGATATTCCCGAAGGCATAGTGGTATTGGCTGATTTCAACCAGCTGAACCTGATCGTCCGCAACCTGCTGGATAATGCTATCAAGTTCACACCCAAAGGAGGGATGATCCTGGTTGGATGCAGAACTGCTGCTAAAACAGTGGAGCTGTATGTACAGGATAATGGCATTGGCATGCATCCGCAGGAAGTGGAAAGGCTCCTCTCAGAGAACAGCTTCTATTCTACAGAGGGTACGGAAGAAGAAAAGGGAACCGGTTTGGGATTGCAGCTCTGCAAGGAATTTATTGTGCGTAATGGCGGGATATTAGAGGTGAAAACTGCACCCGGAGAAGGTGCTGAGTTTTCTTTCTGTGTTCCAAGAGTATAA